The Klebsiella africana sequence GCTGGATAATCTGACCATCAAAACCCTGCCAGGTGTCTTTAGCCGCGATGGTTTGGACGTAGGCAGCCAGCTGCTGCTCTCCACCCTCGAGCCGCATACCAAAGGAAAAGTGCTGGATGTCGGCTGCGGCGCGGGCGTGCTGGCCGCGGTGCTGGCCAGCCATTCACCGAAGGTGCGCCTGACTCTGTGCGACGTCAGCGCCCCGGCGGTGGAAGCCAGCCGCGCGACCCTTGCCGCCAACGGTTTTGCAGGCGATGTGTTTGCCAGCAACGTCTTCTCCGAGGTCAATGGCCGCTTCGACATGATCATTTCTAACCCGCCATTCCATGACGGGTTGCAAACCAGCCTCGAGGCGGCCCAGGCGCTGATCCGCGGCGCGGTTCGCCATCTGAATAGCGGCGGCGAGCTACGCATTGTCGCCAACGCCTTCCTGCCCTATCCGCAGGTGCTGGATGAAACGTTCGGCTTCCATGAAGTGATCGCTCAGACCGGGCGCTTTAAGGTCTATCGCACCATCATGACCCGTCAGGCGAAAAAATAACCCCCTCACGCCAGCGGCCCGTTTGCGGTGCCGCTGGCGCTTACTGCGAACAAATCCGGCCATTTTTGCAGCAATCGATACAACCTGCATAATTAACTATTGACGTGCCGCCGAAAACCACTAGAATGCGCCTCCGTGGTAACGATACTTTCATAGTGTCGATGGTATGCGAAGGTGGCGGAATTGGTAGACGCGCTAGCTTCAGGTGTTAGTGTCCTTACGGACGTGGGGGTTCAAGTCCCCCCCCTCGCACCATAATCCACGTTGATATTGCTCGCACTGGGCGAAGGTGGCGGAATTGGTAGACGCGCTAGCTTCAGGTGTTAGTGTCCTTACGGACGTGGGGGTTCAAGTCCCCCCCCTCGCACCAACGAGGCAATATCTAAAGAAAGAATACTGTGCGAAGGTGGCGGAATTGGTAGACGCGCTAGCTTCAGGTGTTAGTGTCCTTACGGACGTGGGGGTTCAAGTCCCCCCCCTCGCACCAATATTCTTCCCTCCCCGGCCTCATCCCCTCAGTTTGATATCCAGCAACATCAGCATGATTCCACTAATCAGTGCGACGCACGATGGTAGCAGAATAAAATGGCGCAGTTGACGATGCCATATCATTGCCGCAGACATCAGCATGCCCGCCGCGACCAGCAACCGCCATACGTCAGCCGATACCCCGGCATACCCGAGAGCGACAATCAGCGCGCCGGGAATCACCACTCCCCAGCCGCTTCCTAATGCTCGCTGCAGCATGGTTTCACCTCTCACAACGATAATGATAACCAATATCATATGACAATCTTTATCATTTGTCATTTGCGATGTGCTCTGCTCCTTTTTCTTTACGTTCGCGGTAATGACATACATTCATGAAGGTGATAAATTAAGCGGATTAACGATATATATTAAATATTTTGCTTATTTTGCAAATAACCTTTTTTTGCACATTGTTATCAGACTCTTCATTTTTGGCTTTCATCATTTTGAAATTTAACGACTAATAATGATTCTTCCGATATGACTGCACAAACCTGGCGAGCACACTACGCACAAAAATATCAATATTCCTTACGCCTTTTTTTACTGCTTAATTTCATTTCTTCCTCTCTGTCGCTGGTCAGCCCACTATTTACGGTAGTCCGTTTTACGCTGCCCTGCGCCCTGATCGTGACCTGCAGCGGGCTGTTGCTGCTCTGGCACTGGAAATGGCCGCAATCAAAAATAAATATTCCTGCTATCTCGTTGTTATTTGGCATGCTGTGGGCATGGCACGTAGTGGCAAAATCGATGCTATTGACACCACCGCATTTTAACTATCTGGTGATCGCCCTATTAAGCATTCTGTTTATTGGCACCATCGCTTTTGCCAATAATATCACTGCCTTTACCCTTCACTCTTTACCGACTTTCCTTGCCTGCCTGATAATGGCGGAGGGGGAACAATGGTTGCGTATGACCTACTGTTTTATGCTGCCTATTGCCGGCATTACCCTGCAAAATATTATCCAGAGGCGCAGCGATGCCTTTACTCAGGGATTAATGGATAAACTGATGCAGGAACGCAATACGCTCAATGATCTCAGTATGCTGGATCCCTTGACCGGTCTGTATAATCGCCGCGGACTGCAAAATCGCCTCGACACACTGTTGGCGCTGGACGGCGATAACCACTATGTGCTGCTTCTCGATATCGATCATTTCAAAGCCTATAACGACCACTATGGCCATATGATGGGTGACCAGGCGCTGATTCGCGTCTCTGCCGCCATTCGCAACGCCGT is a genomic window containing:
- the rsmC gene encoding 16S rRNA (guanine(1207)-N(2))-methyltransferase RsmC, which encodes MSAFTPASEVLLRHSDDFESARVLFAGDLQDDLPARLDTAASRAHTQQFHHWQVLNRQMGDNVRFSLVAEAADVAECDTLIYYWPKNKPEAQFQLMNLLALLPVGSDIFVVGENRSGVRSAEQMLAEYAPLNKVDSARRCGLYHGRLEKQPSFNADAFWGEYALDNLTIKTLPGVFSRDGLDVGSQLLLSTLEPHTKGKVLDVGCGAGVLAAVLASHSPKVRLTLCDVSAPAVEASRATLAANGFAGDVFASNVFSEVNGRFDMIISNPPFHDGLQTSLEAAQALIRGAVRHLNSGGELRIVANAFLPYPQVLDETFGFHEVIAQTGRFKVYRTIMTRQAKK
- a CDS encoding DUF1435 domain-containing protein gives rise to the protein MLQRALGSGWGVVIPGALIVALGYAGVSADVWRLLVAAGMLMSAAMIWHRQLRHFILLPSCVALISGIMLMLLDIKLRG
- a CDS encoding GGDEF domain-containing protein encodes the protein MTAQTWRAHYAQKYQYSLRLFLLLNFISSSLSLVSPLFTVVRFTLPCALIVTCSGLLLLWHWKWPQSKINIPAISLLFGMLWAWHVVAKSMLLTPPHFNYLVIALLSILFIGTIAFANNITAFTLHSLPTFLACLIMAEGEQWLRMTYCFMLPIAGITLQNIIQRRSDAFTQGLMDKLMQERNTLNDLSMLDPLTGLYNRRGLQNRLDTLLALDGDNHYVLLLDIDHFKAYNDHYGHMMGDQALIRVSAAIRNAVRSRDIVARFGGEEFMVLLTNSSKETAWQAAERIRQRVYDLKIPHMFNESVATNVTISIGLTPLIDDNIEQALARADGALYEAKNKGRNIILAS